A window of the Oryzias melastigma strain HK-1 linkage group LG11, ASM292280v2, whole genome shotgun sequence genome harbors these coding sequences:
- the ints3 gene encoding integrator complex subunit 3, whose protein sequence is MEPAPAKAKPQGRLLVSTQLDARDELEERLERCVVIVQGLTNGLSEREANDALNASVCKGQQQHEEVCLGLFTLVLTEASQAQRCYRDLTLVNRDGMNVVLGKINQILMEKFLKLQDTPRTQLVWLVRELVKSGVIGADGVIMTLLKQIAGGDISAKNLWLAENVLDILLDQKEWVLKSGMLIAMSVYTYLRLIVDHGTPNLLPLRQKEVDFCISMLREKFMECLIIGRDLVRLLQNVARIQEMELLWRDLLHNPQVLSPQFTGILQLLTARTSRKFLACRLTPDMETKLLFMTSRVRFGQQKRYQDWFQRQYLSTAESQSLRCDLIRYICGVVHPSNEVLSSDILPRWAIIGWLLTTCTSNVAASNAKLALFYDWLFFNPEKDSIMNIEPAILVMHHSMKPHPAITATLLDFMCRIILHFYPPLESQVRQGVFNSLNFIMEKRVLAHLAPLFDNPKLDRELRSMLRERFPEFCSPPSPPTEVKMEEAASMEMDNHEVDKDEGCYDNTEATFSDDEEEVNNKGKKREFRFPPIKEAVVEEPADITPWLDQLDDTMKEKVQQLQKTSDTESQCEVMQEIVDLILEEDFDTEQMSALASCLSELFKDHFRGEVLPDEITEESLEESVCKPFCLIFRNLVTMQEDNSGFSVLLDMLAELYQKQPKIGYHLLYYLKASKAANGKMMLYESFAQATALGDLHTCLMMDMKACQEDDVRLLCYLTPSIYSEFPDETLRSGELLNMIVAVIDSTQLQELMCHVMMGNLVMFRKDSVLNILIQSLEWETFEQYSTWQLFLAHSIPLETIIPILQHVKYKEHPEALSCLLLQLRKEKPSEEMVKMILSRPCHPEDQFTTSILRHWACKYDETLAEHIKAQLIKNNNQPRKRQSLRSSSSKLAQLTLEQILEHMDNLRLSLSNTKNNFFSQTPILQALQHVQASCDEAHKMRFSDLFALAEEYEDSQSKPPKSRRKAPATSPRSRKGVAPPTNNEEESVSSSASEEEDSKPKAPKRKRKGSSAVGSDSD, encoded by the exons CTGAGAGAGAAGCCAATGATGCACTTAATGCCAGC GTGTGTAAAGGTCAGCAGCAGCATGAAGAGGTGTGTCTGGGTTTGTTCACTCTCGTGCTCACAGAAGCATCTCAAGCCCAGAGG TGCTACAGAGACCTGACGCTTGTCAACAGAGACGGAATGAATGTAGTTTTGGGGAAAATCAACCAGATTCTGATGGAAAAGTTCCTCAAATTACAAGATACTCCGAGAACACAG CTGGTGTGGCTGGTCAGAGAGCTGGTGAAGAGCGGCGTGATCGGAGCTGACGGCGTCATCATGACGCTCCTGAAGCAGATCGCAG GTGGTGACATCTCCGCCAAGAACTTATGGCTGGCAGAAAACGTCCTCGACATCCTGCTGGATCAAAA GGAATGGGTTTTGAAGAGTGGCATGCTAATAGCAATGTCGGTCTACACCTATCTGCGTCTGATTGTCGATCACGGAACGCCTAATTTGTTGCCTCTCCGCCAGAAAGAAGTTGACTTCTGCATCAGCATGCTAAGGGAGAAG TTCATGGAGTGCCTGATCATCGGCAGAGATCTGGTTCGTCTTCTTCAGAATGTTGCCCGCATCCAGGAGATGGAGCTGCTGTGGAGAGACCTGCTTCACAACCCGCAAGTTCTCAGCCCTCAGTTCACAG GTATACTCCAGCTTCTGACGGCTCGGACCTCCAGAAAATTCCTGGCTTGTCGACTCACTCCTGACATGGAGACGAAGCTGTTGTTCATGACCTCCAGG GTGCGTTTCGGGCAGCAGAAGCGGTACCAGGACTGGTTTCAAAGACAGTACCTGTCCACGGCTGAAAGCCAGTCGCTGCGCTGCGATCTGATTCGATACATCTGTGGCgtggtccatccatccaatgAGGTGTTGAGCTCAGATATTCTGCCGCGGTGGGCCATCATTGGTTGGCTGCTCACTACCTGCACG TCAAACGTGGCTGCTTCTAATGCCAAACTGGCCCTCTTTTACGACTGGCTCTTCTTCAACCCAGAGAAGGACAGCATCATGAATATAG AACCAGCCATTCTGGTGATGCATCACTCCATGAAGCCTCATCCTGCTATCACAGCCACGTTGCTGGACTTCATGTGCAGG ATCATTCTTCACTTTTACCCTCCGTTAGAGTCTCAGGTCCGTCAGGGCGTCTTCAACTCGCTCAACTTTATTATGGAAAAGAGAGTGCTGGC TCACCTCGCTCCGTTGTTTGACAATCCAAAATTGGACAGGGAGCTTCGATCGATGCTTCGAGAAAGATTCCCTGAATTCTGCAGCCCTCCATCCCCTCCCACTGAAG TGAAGATGGAAGAAGCCGCTTCTATGGAAATGGACAACCACGAGGTGGACAAGGATGAGGGTTGCTATGACAACACAGAAGCCACTTTTAGTGATGATGAGGAAGAAGTCAATAACaaag GAAAGAAGCGGGAGTTTAGGTTCCCTCCGATCAAAGAGGCGGTGGTGGAAGAGCCTGCTGACATCACACCCTGGCTCGACCAATTAGATGACACGATGAAGGAGAAGGTACAGCAGCTTCAGAAGACCAG TGACACAGAATCTCAGTGTGAAGTGATGCAGGAGATTGTGGATCTAATCTTGGAG GAGGACTTTGATACAGAGCAGATGTCCGCTCTGGCTTCCTGTCTGTCTGAGCTGTTTAAAGATCATTTCCGTGGAGAAGTCCTGCCAGACGAGATCACAGAGGA GTCCCTGGAAGAGTCTGTGTGTAAACCCTTCTGTCTGATATTCAGAAACTTAGTCACCATGCAAGAAGACAACAGCGGCTTCTCTGTGCTGCTAGATATGTTGGCAGAACTTTACCAGAAGCAGCCAAAGATTGGCTACCACCTGCTGTACTACCTAAAAGCCAG TAAAGCCGCCAATGGGAAGATGATGCTGTACGAGTCGTTTGCCCAGGCAACGGCTCTTGGAGACCTCCACACCTGCTTGATGATGGACATGAAGGCCTGTCAGGAAGATGATGTCCGGCTGCTCTGCTACCTCACACCCTCCATTTACTCCGAG TTTCCAGATGAGACGCTGCGAAGCGGCGAGCTGCTCAACATGATTGTAGCCGTTATCGACTCCACTCAG TTACAGGAGCTGATGTGTCACGTGATGATGGGTAACCTCGTGATGTTCCGGAAAGACTCGGTCCTCAACATCCTCA TTCAGTCTCTAGAATGGGAAACCTTTGAGCAGTACAGCACCTGGCAGCTGTTTCTGGCACACAGTATCCCCCTGGAAACCATCATCCCCATCCTGCAGCACGTCAAATACAAAG AACATCCAGAGGCCTTGTcctgtttgctgctgcagctgcgtAAAGAAAA GCCAAGCGAAGAAATGGTGAAGATGATCTTGAGTCGTCCCTGCCACCCAGAGGACCAGTTCACCACCAGCATTCTCAGACACTGGGCCTGCAAATACGACGAGACCCTGGCAGAACACATAAAAGCCCAGctgatcaaaaacaacaaccagCCCCGCAAGAGACAAAG TCTTCGCAGCTCGAGCAGTAAACTGGCTCAGCTGACACTGGAGCAGATCCTGGAGCACATGGACAACCTAAGACTGAGTCTCAGCAATACGAAAAACAACT ttttttcTCAGACTCCAATCCTTCAGGCACTTCAGCACGTTCAGGCCAGCTGTGATGAAGCTCATAAGATGAG ATTCAGTGACTTGTTCGCCCTGGCAGAGGAGTACGAGGACTCTCAGTCGAAACCTCCAAAGTCTCGACGGAAAGCTCCAGCCACATCTCCCCGTTCCAGGAAAGgagtagctccgcccaccaACAACGAGGAGGAGAGCGTCTCCAGCAGTGCCTCG gaggaggaggactcGAAGCCCAAAGCTCCCAAGAGGAAGCGGAAAGGTTCCTCGGCGGTCGGCTCGGACAGCGACTGA